One part of the Hydrogenobacter sp. T-2 genome encodes these proteins:
- the speD gene encoding adenosylmethionine decarboxylase, giving the protein MVKALGLHILADLYGVHPDLIDRVEDVRQLLESAVKVADLTKISSHYYQFQPHGATGVVLLAESHISIHTWPEHGLATIDVYTCGDPTKAYKAMDYIIATLEPARVDKQVHERGLVGQSEADQLRSILLKV; this is encoded by the coding sequence ATGGTCAAAGCCCTCGGACTGCATATCCTAGCAGACCTGTATGGGGTCCACCCTGACCTTATTGACAGGGTGGAGGATGTGCGTCAGCTCCTTGAGAGCGCAGTTAAGGTAGCAGACCTCACCAAGATATCTTCCCACTACTACCAGTTCCAGCCTCACGGTGCCACTGGTGTGGTGCTTTTGGCGGAGTCTCACATCTCCATCCATACGTGGCCAGAACATGGTCTTGCTACCATTGACGTCTATACCTGCGGAGACCCCACAAAGGCTTACAAGGCAATGGACTACATCATTGCCACCCTTGAGCCTGCAAGGGTTGATAAGCAGGTGCATGAGCGAGGTTTGGTTGGTCAGTCCGAGGCGGACCAATTGCGAAGTATTTTGCTAAAGGTTTAA
- a CDS encoding type 1 glutamine amidotransferase: protein MKALAIRHVRIEHLGLLEPILKGLGFDVDYVDTAEGMLLNRPLEYYSLVVVLGGYMGAYEESKYPFLSYEYKVMEKALKEGIPLLGICLGAQMLAKVLGARVYKGERGKEIGWMEVYKVGDHEYFKDFPQSLMVFQWHGDTYDLPQGAFRLYSSKNYENQAFVFQRAVGLQFHIEVDKNMVKEWAEDYKDELSQEGIQVSQLLAYEGESHRDSLQKLIKRLLNL, encoded by the coding sequence ATGAAAGCCTTAGCCATAAGACATGTAAGGATAGAGCATCTTGGTTTGCTTGAGCCTATTTTGAAAGGGCTTGGCTTTGATGTGGATTATGTGGATACCGCAGAGGGTATGCTCCTAAATAGACCTCTTGAGTATTACTCCCTTGTGGTGGTTCTGGGTGGTTATATGGGTGCTTACGAAGAGTCAAAGTATCCCTTTTTGTCTTACGAATACAAAGTCATGGAAAAGGCTCTAAAAGAAGGTATACCTCTCTTGGGCATATGCCTTGGTGCTCAGATGTTGGCGAAGGTGCTTGGTGCAAGGGTTTATAAGGGTGAAAGAGGCAAGGAGATAGGATGGATGGAAGTTTATAAGGTAGGAGACCACGAGTATTTCAAGGACTTTCCACAAAGCCTTATGGTCTTTCAGTGGCATGGTGATACCTATGACCTGCCTCAAGGAGCATTTAGGCTCTACTCCTCTAAAAACTACGAAAATCAGGCCTTTGTCTTTCAAAGGGCTGTGGGCTTGCAGTTCCACATAGAGGTGGACAAAAACATGGTAAAGGAGTGGGCTGAAGATTACAAGGATGAGTTAAGCCAAGAAGGTATACAAGTCTCGCAACTTTTAGCCTATGAGGGAGAGAGCCATAGGGACTCTCTCCAAAAACTTATAAAAAGACTCTTAAACCTTTAG
- a CDS encoding P-II family nitrogen regulator — MKELIIIVRREKAQDVKALLQDIGIEYVSKPVLGKGKEGGLGYSTRKDIFTSMVPKVLIMSWVEDALYNDVVSRVLRIAHTGHYGDGKIFVMGGLP; from the coding sequence TTGAAGGAGCTGATAATCATAGTGAGGCGAGAAAAGGCTCAGGATGTGAAGGCACTTCTTCAGGATATAGGGATTGAGTATGTTTCAAAGCCTGTGCTTGGAAAGGGTAAGGAAGGTGGACTTGGTTATTCAACGAGGAAAGACATCTTCACATCCATGGTTCCAAAAGTTCTAATCATGAGCTGGGTGGAGGATGCCTTGTATAACGACGTAGTTAGCAGGGTCCTCAGGATTGCCCATACGGGTCATTACGGTGATGGAAAAATCTTTGTGATGGGAGGTCTGCCATGA
- a CDS encoding P-II family nitrogen regulator: MRLIKAVIRPERLYEVITALEEKGFRGFTVMDVVGRGREGGLKFGEASYMELAKTLLMVVVRDEDVERVVEVIKRHASLGMFGDGKVFICPIEEVWTIRTGKRELEV; this comes from the coding sequence ATGAGGCTAATAAAGGCGGTTATAAGACCAGAAAGGCTGTATGAGGTGATAACCGCTCTTGAGGAGAAGGGTTTTAGAGGGTTTACTGTAATGGATGTGGTCGGGAGGGGTAGGGAGGGAGGGTTGAAATTTGGAGAGGCAAGCTACATGGAGCTTGCTAAAACTCTTCTGATGGTGGTGGTTCGTGATGAGGATGTGGAAAGGGTGGTAGAGGTCATAAAAAGGCACGCAAGCCTCGGTATGTTCGGAGATGGAAAAGTATTTATTTGTCCTATTGAAGAGGTGTGGACTATAAGGACTGGTAAAAGGGAGTTGGAGGTGTAG
- a CDS encoding arsenic transporter: METFLAPTVFLLTLLLVLFRPKGLGIGWSAWLGAGLSLALGLIEPGDVLYIAGLVWDATLAFVFLIVISIILDKAGFFEWFALKAIELGKGRGIYLFVSLMLLGAFISAVFANDGSALMLTPIIYSKIKYLNLPKRHILPYIMGAGFISDTASLPLVISNLTNIITAQYFGIDFWRYALYMFFPNLVSVLLSLLVLYVFYRKDLIRSYDPEVLLSSPAHYAIRDRLVFKVGFLLIALLGSTFLLLELLSLKIPVSFVLGLCAFLLALATLKNRVVNLKEVFLFAPWNIVFFSIGMYAVVYSLKRAGYTDSLTGLIHKFLSYGDLTAIMGVGITSALLSALMNNLPTVMTVNISIGEAGLDPKMAEFLALANLVGTNIGPKLTPIGSLATLLWLHVLDKKGIRIGWWYYTKVGFVLTFPVLVGTLFALWLCLRYFT, from the coding sequence ATGGAAACCTTTCTTGCACCAACGGTTTTCCTTTTAACCCTTCTTCTCGTCCTTTTTAGACCCAAAGGTCTTGGTATAGGCTGGTCCGCTTGGCTGGGTGCTGGTCTTTCTTTGGCTCTTGGTTTAATAGAGCCAGGAGATGTTCTCTACATTGCTGGTCTTGTGTGGGATGCCACCCTTGCCTTCGTGTTTCTTATAGTTATATCCATAATCCTTGATAAAGCTGGCTTTTTTGAGTGGTTTGCCCTAAAGGCTATAGAGTTAGGCAAGGGTAGAGGAATTTATCTCTTTGTTTCTCTTATGCTTCTTGGTGCATTTATTTCAGCAGTTTTTGCCAACGACGGCTCTGCCCTTATGTTAACTCCCATAATCTACTCTAAGATAAAATACCTCAACCTACCCAAAAGGCACATTCTACCCTACATTATGGGAGCTGGCTTTATATCAGACACTGCAAGCCTGCCCTTGGTGATATCTAACCTAACAAACATAATAACCGCCCAATACTTTGGCATAGACTTTTGGAGATACGCCCTTTATATGTTCTTCCCCAACCTTGTGTCTGTGCTTTTGAGCTTGCTTGTGCTATATGTTTTTTACCGCAAAGACCTTATAAGGAGCTATGACCCAGAGGTGCTTTTGAGCTCTCCAGCCCACTACGCAATAAGGGATAGGCTTGTTTTCAAGGTTGGTTTCCTGCTAATAGCCCTGCTTGGTTCTACTTTTCTATTACTTGAGCTTTTGAGCCTTAAAATTCCTGTCTCTTTCGTGCTTGGCTTGTGTGCCTTTTTGCTGGCTCTTGCCACTTTGAAAAATAGGGTAGTTAACCTAAAAGAGGTTTTCCTTTTTGCCCCATGGAACATTGTCTTTTTCTCTATCGGTATGTATGCGGTGGTTTATTCTCTAAAAAGAGCAGGATATACAGACAGCCTTACAGGACTTATCCATAAGTTTCTAAGCTACGGAGATCTGACTGCCATAATGGGCGTGGGTATAACCTCCGCACTTCTTTCTGCTTTGATGAATAACTTACCAACGGTAATGACAGTAAACATATCAATAGGCGAGGCTGGGCTTGATCCCAAAATGGCTGAGTTTCTTGCCCTTGCAAACCTTGTGGGAACAAACATAGGACCCAAGCTCACACCCATTGGCTCTTTGGCAACCCTCCTGTGGCTTCATGTTTTGGATAAAAAAGGTATACGCATAGGCTGGTGGTATTACACTAAGGTAGGCTTTGTCCTAACCTTCCCCGTGCTTGTGGGGACACTGTTTGCCTTGTGGCTGTGTTTAAGATACTTTACATAA